A genomic window from Candidatus Bathyanammoxibius amoris includes:
- a CDS encoding phage tail tube protein produces the protein MPQSRGNSTRLSYVEETTFGVTPPSPQMRLIPFTAEGLGVRGSAFMQVKDGSERMSTGAGSGHIDTGGKVALDIELDSIGTLLKHSLGNASTSGGGAPYTHVITGGSSLPPGLSIEKGFNDVGSFLLFKGCRIDTLLLNFPGDGGPVTGLLDILSKTADTATGSVASSLLEGEGAPISYQVSIQDGAGVLNNVLNAKLVIANQLDRNGFVLGQRERYSISEGLRYVSGTLTLEFEDFSYYNRFNDLSTSSLKITAVQGSFSMEILLPRIVFNVSAPVPEVKNSGPLVSGLHFAALKDTTEATDIKITLINNQPAI, from the coding sequence ATGCCACAGTCCAGAGGAAATAGTACCAGGCTTTCCTATGTAGAAGAAACCACATTCGGGGTAACCCCTCCAAGCCCCCAGATGAGGCTGATACCCTTTACCGCCGAGGGGCTTGGTGTCAGGGGCAGCGCCTTTATGCAGGTTAAAGACGGTTCGGAGAGGATGTCTACGGGTGCCGGGTCTGGCCACATCGACACAGGCGGCAAGGTTGCACTTGACATAGAGCTTGATTCCATTGGCACACTTCTCAAGCACAGCCTCGGAAACGCCAGTACCAGCGGTGGTGGCGCACCCTATACACACGTCATCACGGGTGGCAGCAGTCTCCCTCCCGGCCTCTCCATAGAAAAGGGTTTTAACGACGTCGGGAGTTTCCTGTTGTTTAAAGGGTGCAGGATAGACACACTGCTACTCAATTTCCCCGGTGACGGTGGCCCGGTTACGGGCCTGCTTGATATACTCTCAAAGACCGCAGACACGGCTACCGGCTCGGTTGCTTCCTCCCTGTTAGAAGGCGAGGGTGCGCCCATTTCATATCAGGTCAGCATACAGGACGGTGCCGGCGTACTGAACAACGTACTTAACGCCAAGCTTGTCATCGCAAACCAGCTTGACAGGAACGGTTTTGTTCTGGGCCAGAGGGAGAGATACTCCATCAGCGAAGGTCTCAGGTACGTATCAGGCACTTTGACGCTGGAGTTTGAGGATTTCAGTTATTACAACAGGTTCAATGACCTCAGCACCTCTTCCCTGAAGATTACCGCGGTGCAGGGTAGTTTCTCTATGGAGATTTTATTGCCCAGGATAGTTTTTAACGTCAGCGCCCCCGTGCCTGAGGTCAAAAACTCGGGTCCTCTCGTGAGTGGACTCCACTTCGCAGCCTTGAAGGACACTACCGAGGCGACGGACATAAAGATAACCTTAATCAACAATCAGCCGGCAATTTGA